The DNA window CTTCCGGTCGCTCTGGTTCTTGAGCGCCTCGGCCACCTGGTCGAGCTTCTGCTGCGCCGCCGGCAGCAGATTGAACTTCCCGGAGGTGAAGAGCACGCTGCCGGGGATGGTGATGACCGTGCCCCGCTGCTCGTCCTTCACCGCCAGGGCCGAGGCCACCGAGAGCTTGTCCATGGCGTCACGCGCCCGCCGCTCGGCCTCCTCGCGGGCCTTCTTCTCCGTGCTCAGCTCGGCCTGAGTCCGGTTCAGCTCGCCCTGCGCGGCGGCCAGGTTCTGCTGCGCCGCCTGCATCCCCGCCTGCGCCGTGGCCAGGTTCCGGGCCTGGATGTGGCCCTGGAGCTGGGCCAGCTCACGGTGCGCTTGCTCCCGCTGTGCGGTCGCCTGCGCGGTGTTGCCCTTCGACTCGGCGAGCATGGCCTTGCGCTCGGCGATGTAGGCGAGATCGCGCGTGCGTTGCGACTCGGCATCGTCGTTGAAGGCCACCTCCGCCGCGTCGAGCGCCTGCTTGGCCTCGTGCAGCGGCACGGGCGTCAGCTGCGGCGCACGGCTCGCCTGCGCACGCTCGTAAGCTGCCCTCGCGTTCACCAGCTCCTGCGGCGGCTGCGCAGCGGCGCAACCCCCTGCGAACATCCCCAGGATCCCCAGGACCAGCGCACCTCGGCTCCACATCATGGCAGTTTCCTCCCTCGATCCTTCCAAGCTATTTCATCTGGCCGCGAAGCTGGGACACCTGCCCCATCACCTGCGCAGCCTCGTTACGGGCCTTGGTTTCGCGCGCCATCGACAGCGCCAGCTCCGCGTCTGCCTGGGCACGCCGCAGCAAGCGCTCGGCCTTCTCGTTGTCGTCTTCGGCCATGGCGGCCTTTGCCTTGGCGATGCCTTCCTCGGCGAGACGAAGCTCCAGCGAAGCCTGAGGCACGCTGGCTGCCCCGACCTCACGCGCACCCCGGACGGCAGCTTCGGAAGAAGCCAGCTGTTCCGTGGGTGCCGGGAGGCTCGCGCATCCGGCCGCGAGTGGAATGAGCAGGGTGAGTACAGAAACTGATTTCATGCTTTCCTTCCCCTTGTTAGCCAGGGACCCAACGTTCGTTGCCGCTGCACACGACGCGCGGGGGGCTCGTGTCGGAAGCCGCAATCGCTGTTGGTTAGGATGTTCGAGGCGGGCCCCCGTTGCTCGTGTCCGTGGTCATTCGCTTCCGTTTCGGGCAAGAACAGGGGGTTCGGCAGATCGAGATCGGGCGGAGCCCGAGAGACGCCTCGGTATTCGCCAGTCTCCTCGTACTGGAAGGACACTGAGGCCCATGATCCTCGTGTCCCAGCCCCCCAAGTCGATTGCTTCGAGCAGCCTGGCATGAGCCGTCACGGGGCGCGACGGGGCGTGAGGCGTAATCAGAGGAGAATCGACGACGCACTGGAACGGCCGCGTCTTCGTCGAATTCATGATGTGCGCTCGGTCGCATGACGTGCGGCGATCCGCTGCACGCTCGTTTGCCGGGCCGAGCCCTCGGTGCACGCTCGTTTGCCGGGCCGAGCCCTCGATGCACGCTCGGCCGCCCCCCTGCGGAGAATCGTCACCCATGCCTCCGTAGGAGGGCTGGACTGGCCGTCGCAGCGCCCCTACACACCAGGGTTTCGACGCGATCCAGTGCCGTGTTGCGTCGGCTCTTACGCAGTCAGCGGAGCACGAAGAGGTACACGGCCACGACGATTCCGGTGATGACCATTCCCGCCATGAAGCCAATCAGCAGCCCGATGCGGCCACTGAGCAGGCCTCCAGCGGGGCCCTGCCGGTCAGGGGATTGCGGGAAGCCCTGGACCATGGGGGGCAATCCGGTGGCGTTCGGGGGCATGGGCAGGGTGCCACCTCCGACGCGCGGCAAGGGCGTCATCTGAGGGGTGCCGGCAAAGAGCGGCTCACGCGGAGGCGCGGGGTTCGGCCCCGCACCGGCGGGTTGGTTGATCCGGATCGTCTTCAAGGCCTGCGGAGGGAGCCCCGAGGGGGACTGGGCCTGGCTGGCGAAGGCCTCGGTGGGCGCCGACATGGGGCGGTCCGAGGGATAGGTCGGTGGCGGGGCGGAGATCTGGATCTGCACCTCGGGACGCCGCTCGGGTGGCTTGAGGCCGAACTCCTCGGCAGAGCGGAGGGTGGACTTGACCTCACGCACGGCCCGTTTGCCCACGGCGTCGGTGGGATCCAGCTCGGATGCGGAGTCCATGGGAGGACGGACCAGGGTGACGGCGCGGTCCTCCACGTC is part of the Chondromyces crocatus genome and encodes:
- a CDS encoding OmpA family protein; translation: MMWSRGALVLGILGMFAGGCAAAQPPQELVNARAAYERAQASRAPQLTPVPLHEAKQALDAAEVAFNDDAESQRTRDLAYIAERKAMLAESKGNTAQATAQREQAHRELAQLQGHIQARNLATAQAGMQAAQQNLAAAQGELNRTQAELSTEKKAREEAERRARDAMDKLSVASALAVKDEQRGTVITIPGSVLFTSGKFNLLPAAQQKLDQVAEALKNQSDRKMVVEGHTDSQGSDESNMTLSQNRAQSVRDYLVSRGVPSEMISASGIGETRPIADNNSPEGRANNRRVEIIVKPVEPR
- a CDS encoding DUF4398 domain-containing protein translates to MKSVSVLTLLIPLAAGCASLPAPTEQLASSEAAVRGAREVGAASVPQASLELRLAEEGIAKAKAAMAEDDNEKAERLLRRAQADAELALSMARETKARNEAAQVMGQVSQLRGQMK